catcccatcccatcccatcccatcccatcccatcccatcccatcctgatCTATGCCATCCCGatctatcccatcccatcccatcccatcccgatCTATCCCATCCCTATCCATCCTGTGCTGTGGCAGAGCCTGTCAGAGGTGCTGTCTGCACCAATTGCTGGAAGGTCATGCTCTCACCTCGAGGCTGGCTTGGGGTTCACCAAAGAACCAGAGAAAAGCCTCATGGCCCTCTGGTGCCTTGGGGCTCTGTCAGCAGCGTCCCATGACGTCTTTTTTCCAGGAATAGGGCTGACGTGTTCCCAACACTCTGCAAGTTTCAGCTCTCTGCCCCCTCCCTCAGCTTTGGATCAGAGCAAGCCTTTCTGTGCACACAGAGGAACGGCTGTTGAGATCCTGTGacatcttcctcctcttcctccgtCCACCCCCTCACTTGTGAATTACCCTTTAGCTACTGGCATTTCAGTGCCAGAGTCCTCCTGAGCTGCCAGGTTCCCAGGGTTCTTGGGTTCTGCATCACAGCGACACAGAAATTATTCAGAAGGTTAAAGCTCTTCTGGCCAGCCAGTGCCTCTGGGTGGCTTTGATCTCCAAGGCTGGTCATCTTTGTGAGCTTTTCAGAACAGGCTGCTTCTGTAGGCAATTGTTTCCAAGGAAGCAACAGGCCTGAGTCATGCATCTATTTAGaacatttccattaaaaacacCTGCTAAATCAAAGGAGCTATAGCAACCTGTGGCTGCTGAGGATTAGCTAGTTGAGAGAAGGATTTGCTTACAGAAACCCGCTGCTCAGTCAGCCTCCAGGTTCATGTATGGTcgtggctgctctgggctctccctggaCATCTGCCCTTGGGACCAGCCCCACGCAGGCCGgtgtgaagcagcagcagtgcctgaggGCTGCTCTTGTCACTGGTGTGCTGGGAGGACATCAGGAGTCCAAGAAAGAGTGTGTAGGAGCTAAGGAAGTGACATCTCTTCTGTCCTCATATCccactcctgctctgcagtgccaaATATTCCCCCTCAAATGGCAAGATGGATTCAACACAACTAAATCAAGCTAAGGGCAACTGCTCAGTTTAGCTTTGAATTACGTTTCTGTTTCAGGCCTGAGGAAGAGCTCACGTGCCCAAAAGCACAGCTGCTCTTTCTCCCTTATCTAATCagaaattttctctctctgcaaaGATGGACAAACATGACAAGATAGCCAGACTCTGGAATTTCAATCCTTGTGTccatcctgtgctgctcagaagACTGTGGTGGTTGATCACCCGAAGATCATTTGTACCAACATATCTGTGaccactgctgtccccagcacctgTCTGCAGTGGCAGAGGGATAAGGGTGACGAATTAACAGGTCCTTCAAGCCAGAGAAGATTGGGaaggcaggcagagggaagCTGTCCTGGTTTCAGGAAGCCAACATGTGGTTGTTGGTGCCCATTGCCGGGCCCAGTCAGTGAGACAATTCCTTCTCATTTTGGATTGCAAGTTGATATTTTGTAATCAGTGACTCATCTGCTCTCTAGGGGAAAAGAAATGAGATTTGTTTGTCCCCGAGAGCATTCTCAAAGCCCAAACACTTATTCTTGATAGTTATGGCAATTGTCCTGCCACAAAAGCAGGCTTACAGAACCTGTAGGGCATGGCAATGCCTGTACTGCCTCAATGATAACAATGTTATTCTTACTAAGGGAAAACAAAGGCAAGGGTTAGAAAAAGGTTTTAGATTGGGTGTGGTTTAAGGAAAGATCTGCTCTTCCTGCTGAGTTCATACAGGGTCTAACACAATGAGATCCTCTGGGTTTTGGGAAGGCACAGAGTCCACAGCTTTAACTCTGACCTGTGTATTTCTGCTTTTAGAATGAGAGAATGAATATATGATGCAAATGGCAGCAGATAAATCTAGCTGTATATTGTGCTGCTTACActggaaaagagagaggagaaataaatacagctgcagagggaaagTCTACGGGATTGTGTGGTAAAACCACAGTAACTAAGATTGGTTCTTAGGACATGTGGAGAAGTGCTTTGGAAGTGACCTCTACTGAACAGTGCCAGCTGAAGATCTTGTCTCCTTCCTTTTTAAAGAGTGATTTCATAGCGGGGACATCTTTTAAAAGCAATCAGATTATCATGGCACTGCATGGCTTAAGCCTGTCCAAATGCTCATCCTTAAACAAGTTACAAGGTCTTCtcagcttctgcagagctgcacttcATACAAGCCTTCACCCACCCTCAGTGGAAATAGCAGACACAAGCCCTGTGAAAATGGACCAGGAGCTGATGGATTTCAGCACAGTTTCGGGGTAGAGCAGACTTGAACCCACAGAATTTCCTTTGCCCTGAGCTTACACCCTCTCTGAGTGCACAGACTTTGCTGGATGTAGTGGCTATAATGATTTCTGCACTGCAAAATGCAGAACATTCTGGTTTATCTCTCTCAGTGCTGTGTTTATCTGCTCTGCACCATGGTTTTGCTGGCAGGAGTCTCCCAAGGGGGATCCCAGCCTTGGGTTTCCTGTTCTTTCCATTGGCTGGGAGGCCTGCAGTGTTAGGGTTTGCACGATTCAATTTGAAAGTATGCAAGCGTTTCAGCTCACTTAATTGCAAAGGAATGCTTATCTGATAGAAAGGTGCAGCATTAAAAAGTACAGCAGGTTTACTGCACCAAAAGGTCTTTCTAGAGGCTCACACAGATCTGGTTTCCCCCGGGGAAGGGCATCTGAGGGGCTTGGGTAAGCAGGTCTGACCATTAGTGGGAAGAACTGGGTCTCTCTGGTTTGAGCACTAAAAATCTCACACGGTGGGTTTCTGCTCTCAAGGGTGTTTTGCTGCTGATTTCCAAAGCATTTAAAAGTGTATTTGTAAACTTTCCTTGTTCTTGTGCTCTCCTTGCTCTGAGCCATCACCAGGACCCTGCACTGAATGGATGTACCCAAAATGGCCATTTACGTGTTTTAACAAAACTTTACTGTTCATTTCACGTGATGGTTTTGAGTTTTTCACAAAAGGAGAATAAACAATCTGAATAGAAAAAGGTTTTCCTTTGTACACTCCATTACTCTCAGGTCTTCTTTTGCATGCAGCTTTTAGTAAACATTTCCTTTAAAGGCTGAGCCTTTTAACCAAAAGCCAATTTCTAAAAGCTGAGCCATTTTCAGACTTAGAAGCATGGGGACATGAGGCAAACACACATTTTCTCTTGAATTTCCCCCCTACTGCTACTGATGTAATTAGTTTCTTTTCAACACCAAATGCACGTGGCTcttgcagccctgctgtcctcacagagctgaaagtcccttccctctgcacagcTTTCCAGGATGTCCATGTGATGATCTTTGTGGGCTTTGGCTTCCTCATGACCTTCCTCAAGCGCTATGGATTCGGAGCTGTGGGTTTCAATTTCCTCCTTGCTGCCTTTGGGATCCAGTGGGCTCTCCTGATGCAAGGCTGGTTCCACTCTTTCAAGGACGGGAAGATCCTCATTGGAGTGGAGAAGTAAGGAGGAGTTGGGCTCTGGGATGGCACCTCTGGCCTGGCCAGTGGAAGAGCTGGAATGAGAGCCAAGCAGTTGGCAACGCCTGTATGTCAGTGCTGGGAACACAGATCATCCACATTACCTGAATAATGTGGGACTGTGAGCATGGGAGGAAGGTCACTGGGAAATCCAGGGATGTCTCCTAATCACTTCTTTGTCTTCAGGTGGGATTTCCAGAGCTGGGGGTGGATAAGAGTGATTTCCAGAGAAAATTTCCCTTATTAAACCacaattttctttccctttttcagcCTGATCAATGCTGATTTCTGCGTGGGCTCTGTGTGCATCGCCTTTGGGGCCATCCTGGGCAAAACCAGCCCCATACAGCTCCTTGTCATGACTTTGTTTCAAGTCACACTCTTTTCAGTGAATGAGTACATCCTCCTCAACCTTCTTCATGTAAGGCTTTAGGTAGTACCTGCTTTGTTCTGCTCATTTCTCTCTGCACCTCTTCAAACCTTCTCCCTTTGCTGGGGCTCCACCAAGACACTGCCTTCATAAGCATTAAAAATGCAAGAATTCAGGCAGCAAAAGTAGGCAGATTGTCAAGGAGAGGGGCAGTGGGTCATGCTTCCCTGGGAAGGGAGATCTTCTGGGGTTTTACACATAAGCCTGGCAATTCAGGAGCACTGGGTCCCTCTGTCAAGTGCACAGACAAGCTGGGCATGATGCAAATCAGTCCTCAGCTCCAGAACAAGTGGAGATTGCAGAGGCAAACCTCTGTTTTCCCGTGGCTGCAGGTGAAGGATGCAGGTGGCTCCATGACCATTCACACCTTCGGAGCCTACTTTGGCCTCACGGTGACACGGATCCTGTACAGACCCAacctggagcagagcaaggaCAAGCAGGGCTCTGTGTACCACTCTGACCTCTTTGCTATGATTGGTGAGCCAGCCTTCACCCCGGGGTGCTGCAGCATGGGGAGCTCtcagctgcacagggctggtTCCTCCTGTGTCTCTGGGAAAAATGAAACCAGCATGAGTTGAGGAGCTCTGTATCCCAGAGGTGTTTCACATTTCAGTTACTCAGCTCCCTTCATcagtggctgggctgggatggtgCCTGGGAAGATAAGGATGTATTTTGGTTCCCtttctgtgccagcctttcctgatGCTGCTCTCATCATGTGGGGTGTGAATCTGGGGAAGCAGGACTATAGGATGCAATTTCTCCCTGTGCagaagaattttgttttcaatccctgttttctttcttttccctttctcttcttcATCCCACGTGCCCCATCCCACCAGGCACCCTGTACCTGTGGATGTACTGGCCCAGTTTTAACTCAGCCATTTCTGACCACGGGGATGCCCAGCACAGGTCTGCCATTAACACGTACTGCTCGCTGGCCGCCTGTGTCCTCACCACCATGGCCTTCTCCAGCATGCTGCAAAAGAAGGGCAAGCTTGACATGGTAAGAtgggagcacagagccctgcactgccccaggGACACATAATGAGGTTGATCAAGGGTCTAGGAAACAACTGACACTTGTGTTTTGCTGAACAGACACAGGGTTTCCGGGGATGATGGTGAAACCAGCATCCAGTCAGAAACTCTGAGGCTATATTGAATAAGAAAGTGGGAATGGGTCCTGCAGGGCTTGAAGTGTGGGGTGATGCCCTGCCAAGTCACAGCAGGGACTGGACTTGCTCTTGGACACATTGCAGAGCCCTTTTTGGCAGCGCTCCCCATCAAACAAGGCCTGCGCAGCAGCTCGTGAGCAATCGGGGGGCTGACTCGTACGTGTTGGATGTGTGGGTGACAAGTCTCTGTGACAGCAGAGCTTGCATGACACACGGGTGAGACAATTTCCATCTCATCACAACTCCCCACCCATATCTGTGGATGCAAAGAACGTGTGTGGTACGGGGAGTGGGAGTCTCTGTGCACCTGTGCTACAGACAGAAGCTGCctgttcttttcttgtttttcaccACCCAGTAGGAAAATGGGCCCTGATATTTCCTCTGGAAACATTTTCAGAGCTGATTCTCCCGCTTTGCCATTTGCACCATCCCTGAGCAATTGCAATGTCCCTGAGATGCCAAGGCAGAGTGGTTGCCCCTGCAGGTGCACATCCAGAACGCCACGCTGGCCGGCGGCGTGGCCGTGGGCACCAGCGCCGAGATGATGCTGACCCCGTATGGCTCCCTCATTGTGGGCTCCATCTCTGGCATCGTGTCCACCCTGGGCTATGTCTACTTCACGGTGAGTGCTGCTCCAGGGGCCTgcagtcctgctcctgctgaggagACCAGAAATGGATTCACTTCCCTTTGATGGTTCCTGCTTTCCAGAATCCCTTGTGAGATCGCTTCTCTCTCCTTTCACTGCCCCAAAATGCTCAGCAAGTTTCAGACTCCCAACAGGAGCGTGTTTGGAGGATATGTTGTTAGTTTATTTTGAGCTTGGCTCACATCTTTGTCTCAAGCCTTTAGCTCTTTAATGGGACACAATATCTCTCGTCTTTCTCTGCTTATCCCAGTCCTCCATGGAAGAAACTAATCC
The Melospiza georgiana isolate bMelGeo1 chromosome 13, bMelGeo1.pri, whole genome shotgun sequence genome window above contains:
- the RHCG gene encoding ammonium transporter Rh type C, with protein sequence MAKNTNMRWRLPLVCLLWELAMIVLFGVFVRFGAEADAHWEEEKRDMNLTSDMENDFYFRYPSFQDVHVMIFVGFGFLMTFLKRYGFGAVGFNFLLAAFGIQWALLMQGWFHSFKDGKILIGVENLINADFCVGSVCIAFGAILGKTSPIQLLVMTLFQVTLFSVNEYILLNLLHVKDAGGSMTIHTFGAYFGLTVTRILYRPNLEQSKDKQGSVYHSDLFAMIGTLYLWMYWPSFNSAISDHGDAQHRSAINTYCSLAACVLTTMAFSSMLQKKGKLDMVHIQNATLAGGVAVGTSAEMMLTPYGSLIVGSISGIVSTLGYVYFTPFLESRLHIQDTCGIHNLHAMPGLIGGIVGAITAAAATEDVYGKEGFIKAFDFTGVYQTRTPSIQGGFQAAGIVVSLLMAFAGGAIVGGILKLPIWGDAAAENCFEDGIYWEVPEDEESDVYHMHNPDKPASP